TCACTAAACGCAAATTTACAAAAAAGAAGTCTGCCACTTTGTCACAAACTTCATTTTAATTGTATCTTTGCAATTGCTCGCCTAAGACTGGCGTTATTATTGACAATAGATTACACCATCGGTTATTTTATTCGATTTATGGAAGAGAAAGTGATAGACGAAACCAAACAGGGACAATCCTTAATTCTGGAAGCAAAAGAAGGCAATACACGTAAGCTTTTTATTGAAAGCTTCGGCTGCGCAATGAACTTCAGTGACAGCGAAATTGTGGCGTCCATTCTTGCTAATGAAGGTTTTAATACAACCAACAATTTGGAAGAGGCAGATTTGGTATTGGTGAACACCTGTTCCATTCGCGATAAGGCCGAACAAACCGTACGAAAACGGCTCGAAAAATACAATGCCGTAAAACGTATCAACCCCCGTATGAAGGTGGGCGTCTTGGGCTGTATGGCAGAACGCTTAAAGGAAAAATTCTTAGAAGAAGAAAAAATTGTAGACATGGTCGTAGGTCCGGATGCCTATAAGGATCTTCCCAACTTGGTAAGAGAAGTGGATGAAGGCCGTGACGCAGTAAACGTATTGCTTTCAAAAGACGAAACTTACGGCGATATTTCACCTGTACGCATAGGCACCAACGGCATCAACGCCCTTGTAAGTATTACTCGGGGTTGCGACAATATGTGTACGTTTTGTGTGGTTCCCTTTACACGCGGAAGAGAACGCAGCAGAGATCCGCAGAGTATCCTTAAAGAAGTACTTGATTTAGCTGAAAAAGGTTATAAAGAGATTACACTTTTAGGGCAGAATGTCGACAGTTATTTGTGGTATGGCGGCGGACTCAAAAAGGATTTTAAAAATGCCACCGAGATGGCGCAAGCAACGTCAACAAATTTTGCACAGTTGTTAGAAATGGTAGCACAAGCCTTCCCTAAAATGCGAATTCGGTTCTCCACTTCCAATCCGCAGGATATGACCGAAGATGTATTCCACGTCATGGCGAAATACAACAATATTTGTAATCACGTCCACCTGCCTTTTCAAAGTGGTAGTGACCGGATACTTAAAGAAATGAACCGACAGCACACCGCTGCCGAATATTTAGATTTGGTAAACCGAATGTGGGAAATCTTGCCAAACACCAGTATCTCGCAAGATGTTATTGTAGGTTTTCCCGGCGAAACTGAAGAGGATCACCGGGCCACCTTAAAGCTATTGGACGAAGTAAAATTTATTTTCGGGTATATGTACAAATACTCCGAACGACCGGGGACCATGGCTGCCAGAAAGTTTGAAGATGACGTCCCGGAAGAAACCAAGAAAAGAAGGCTTACGGAAATTGTAGACGCACAACGCTCGCATAGCGCCTATAGAACACAACAGTTTATTGGTAAGACCACCGAAGTATTGATAGAAAAAGAATCGAAGAAAAATGAAGACCAATGGAGCGGTCGAAACGAACAGAGTATAGTTGTAGTATTCCCAAAAGGAAACTACAAACCGGGGGATTTTGTGAATGTAAAAATAAACGCTTGTACCAGTGCTACCCTTATTGGTGAGGCGGTTGGTTATAGTGAATACAATTGATTGGCTTTAAGCTGTAGGCTTTAGGCTGTTGGCAAAAAAATACTTTAAACTATTTTAGTTTATATGGAAAACATACAAGCAGTAAAACAACGATTTGGAATTATAGGGAACGACCCCAAACTCAATCGTGCGGTAGAAAAAGCCATTCAGGTGGCTCCTACCGATATTAGTGTGTTAGTGACAGGTGAAAGTGGTGTGGGAAAGGAAAGTATTCCTAAGATAATCCATTCGCTTTCACATAGAAAACACGGGAAATACATTGCTGTAAACTGTGGTGCTATTCCCGAAGGAACCATAGACAGTGAGCTTTTCGGGCACGAGAAAGGATCTTTTACAGGAGCTACCGCAACCCGAAGCGGTTATTTTGAAGTCGCAGACGGCGGCACAATTTTCCTGGATGAGGTTGGGGAATTACCGCTACCAACCCAGGTGCGATTATTACGGGTACTCGAAAATGGTGAATTCTTAAAAGTAGGTTCTTCAAAATCTCAAAAAACCGATGTGCGTATTGTGGCTGCCACCAATGTAAATATGAACGATGCCATCGACAAAGGTAGGTTTCGGGAAGATTTGTACTATCGTTTGAGTACCGTCGAAATCAACTTACCACCTTTGCGCAAACGAAGTGAGGACATTCACCTGCTGTTTCGGAAATTTTCGGCTGATTTTGCACAGAAATACAAGATGCCAACCATTAAGTTGGACGATGATGCCGTAAGCCTCTTGTTGCAATACCGCTGGGGCGGAAATATTCGTCAGTTGCGAAACGTAGCAGAGCAAATCTCGGTATTGGAACAAAATCGAAATATCTCACATGCTACCCTAAAACATTATTTACCCGATGTTGGCAGTAACCTTCCCGCTGTAATCAATGCCAAGAAATCGCAGGGAGATTTTAGCAGTGAACGTGAAATTTTGTACAAGGTATTATTCGATATGCAACGCGATGTAAACGATCTTAAAAAGCTCACATTGGAGTTGATGAAAACCGGAAATACGGCCAAAGTAAAGGAAGAACAATCGTCTTTGATCAATAAAATTTATTCGGAAGAAAACGATAACCAAGAGGAAATGCTGTCTGAAATGGAAGAAGCGCAGGATGCACAGGATGTGGAGGTTTTGGGACTTTCCGAAAATAATCAGGAAGTTAAAAAAGGGAATTACGATTTTGCTGAAGAAATTCAGGAAGAAGAAAATCTGTCGCTTCAGGAAAAAGAACTGGAACTCATAAAAAAGTCCCTTGAAAAATACCATGGAAAACGAAAAGATGCAGCAGATGAGCTGGGTATTTCGGAAAGAACACTGTATCGAAAAATTAAACAATACAACCTCTAATGCGCCACCTAAAAATTAGTTTCATTCTGCTTTTTGCATGTGCCTTGTTGGCGGGTTGTAAATTTTATTCACTTACGGGAGCCGATATCGATTATTCGAAAACAAAGACCTTCCAGGTAAATTATTTCCAAAACAATGCGCCTATTGTAGAACCGGGTATTGCAAGAGATTTTACGCAAAAATTACAGGATTTATTATTAAATCAGACCAGTTTGGATCTGGTAAATGCCAATGGTAATCTGGTCTACGAAGGTGAAATCACCGAATACTACATCGCGCCAATTACAGCAACTTCGCAGAGTACGGCAGCGCAAAACCGTCTTACGATTTCGATAAATGTGCGCTTTTTCAATACCCAGAACGAAGAGAAAGATTTCGAACAGCGTTTTTCGTTTTACTTCGATTATCCGGGAGGAACACAACTTACCGGCTCGAGATTGGACGATGCGGTAAATGTTATTTTTGAACGTATTACACAGGATATTTTTAATAAATCGCTGGCAAACTGGTAACAATTGGACAAAGCAACCTACATACAACTACTGGCAAATCCACAGACAATTAGCAAGGAAAATCTTTCTCAATTGTCGACTGTGATTGAAAAGTATCCGTATTTTCAAAGCGCGAGAGCGCTCCAGTTAAAGGGTTTGAAAAATGAAAATAGTTTTTTGTACAACGACGCCTTAAAAGTAACTGCAGCCTATACTACCGATCGTGACATTTTGTTCGATTACATTACTTCCAAGCACTTTGTTCAGAATGAAATAGCGCAGGTAATTCAGCAACACGATGCGTCGGTGTTGGAAATGGAAGTTGTTGCCGAAAGTGTTTCCGAAGCCATAAGTTTGGAACTCGACAAGCAGATGAAGGTGGAATTGAAAAAGGCGGATGCCATATTTAACCCCGAATTGTTTCAGCGTAAGTTGGAATCAATAAAAGAAATTGTTCCGCTTCCCCAACCGGAATCTGAACCCACTGCGCTTCCTGCTTCCGAAGTATCGTTGGAAATGGACAAGCCCCTGGAGTTTACCAAAGACGATACACATTCCTTCGGGGAATGGTTAAAACTAACAACCGCAGCTCCCATACAGCGCACTGAGGAAAGTGAACAAGTAAGTCTGCAGGAGAAAAAGTTTCAATTAATTGAAAAATTTATTCAGCAAAAGCCGAAAATGAAACCTGTAGAAATTTCTTCGGCAAATAAAGATCTTGCCGAACCCTTCACACAATCGTCGGATGCCTTAATGACAGAGACTTTGGCGAAGGTGTATGTGCAGCAAAAAAACTATACTAAAGCCATTCAAGCTTATAAAATATTAATTTTGAAATATCCCGAAAAAAGTGGTTACTTTGCAGACCAAATTCGGGCAGTAAAAAATTTGATAAATACAGAAGAACAATGAGTACGTTTACAATATTTTTGATTTTAATTATTTTCGTAGCCTTCTTGCTAGTAGTGGTTGTAATGGTTCAAAACCCAAAAGGAGGCGGATTGTCATCTTCTTTCGGAGGTGGTGGAACTCAGCAATTGGGTGGCGTTAAAAAAACAACCGATTTCCTGGACAAAAGTACCTGGACGTTGGCAACCTTATTATTGGCATTGATATTATTGTCGAACATTCCAATAATGGAAGGAATGGAGGCAAACGATACTTTCGATGAGAATCTTATTGAAAATGCCACAACACCTCCTGTTAATACAA
This genomic stretch from Ulvibacter sp. MAR_2010_11 harbors:
- the miaB gene encoding tRNA (N6-isopentenyl adenosine(37)-C2)-methylthiotransferase MiaB, which translates into the protein MEEKVIDETKQGQSLILEAKEGNTRKLFIESFGCAMNFSDSEIVASILANEGFNTTNNLEEADLVLVNTCSIRDKAEQTVRKRLEKYNAVKRINPRMKVGVLGCMAERLKEKFLEEEKIVDMVVGPDAYKDLPNLVREVDEGRDAVNVLLSKDETYGDISPVRIGTNGINALVSITRGCDNMCTFCVVPFTRGRERSRDPQSILKEVLDLAEKGYKEITLLGQNVDSYLWYGGGLKKDFKNATEMAQATSTNFAQLLEMVAQAFPKMRIRFSTSNPQDMTEDVFHVMAKYNNICNHVHLPFQSGSDRILKEMNRQHTAAEYLDLVNRMWEILPNTSISQDVIVGFPGETEEDHRATLKLLDEVKFIFGYMYKYSERPGTMAARKFEDDVPEETKKRRLTEIVDAQRSHSAYRTQQFIGKTTEVLIEKESKKNEDQWSGRNEQSIVVVFPKGNYKPGDFVNVKINACTSATLIGEAVGYSEYN
- a CDS encoding sigma-54-dependent Fis family transcriptional regulator codes for the protein MENIQAVKQRFGIIGNDPKLNRAVEKAIQVAPTDISVLVTGESGVGKESIPKIIHSLSHRKHGKYIAVNCGAIPEGTIDSELFGHEKGSFTGATATRSGYFEVADGGTIFLDEVGELPLPTQVRLLRVLENGEFLKVGSSKSQKTDVRIVAATNVNMNDAIDKGRFREDLYYRLSTVEINLPPLRKRSEDIHLLFRKFSADFAQKYKMPTIKLDDDAVSLLLQYRWGGNIRQLRNVAEQISVLEQNRNISHATLKHYLPDVGSNLPAVINAKKSQGDFSSEREILYKVLFDMQRDVNDLKKLTLELMKTGNTAKVKEEQSSLINKIYSEENDNQEEMLSEMEEAQDAQDVEVLGLSENNQEVKKGNYDFAEEIQEEENLSLQEKELELIKKSLEKYHGKRKDAADELGISERTLYRKIKQYNL
- a CDS encoding LptE family protein, with amino-acid sequence MRHLKISFILLFACALLAGCKFYSLTGADIDYSKTKTFQVNYFQNNAPIVEPGIARDFTQKLQDLLLNQTSLDLVNANGNLVYEGEITEYYIAPITATSQSTAAQNRLTISINVRFFNTQNEEKDFEQRFSFYFDYPGGTQLTGSRLDDAVNVIFERITQDIFNKSLANW
- the secG gene encoding preprotein translocase subunit SecG, yielding MSTFTIFLILIIFVAFLLVVVVMVQNPKGGGLSSSFGGGGTQQLGGVKKTTDFLDKSTWTLATLLLALILLSNIPIMEGMEANDTFDENLIENATTPPVNTTTDTSTDGTTTDGDNN